The Candidatus Methylomirabilota bacterium sequence CTGGCCACCGTCCGCAACCACGTGCAGAATCTCCTGGGCAAGCTCGGCGTGCACAGCCGCCTGCAGGCAGTCGCGCACGCCACCAATCACGGCCTGCTCTAACCCTTCCCCGGCATATCCGAAATCGCCGCGGACGCCTAGTGCCGTTCCAACTTGTTGATACTAAATCTGTCCACGAACGACGTACACGGTGCCTTCCTAGGCGCGAATAGTTGGAACGGCACTAGGCGAGACTGCTGGTGCGCCTGGCAGGAATCGAACCTGCGACCCTCGGATTAGAAGTCCGATGCTCTGTCCAACTGAGCTACAGGCGCATCAAGCACTTACGATACACCAGCCGCCCTCAGAATCGGGGCGGCCTCCCCCCACCCCGGGTTGTGCCAAGGCTTTTCGGGCGCATTTGTGGCATACTTGTCGCGTCTGGCCCGGTCGTCGGTTCATCGTGGACCCCCGCCTCACCAGACCACAGCTCTGGCGCTTTCTTCCGCGTTCCAGGGAGTGTCGCCAACAGCGGGAGATCTGTTCGGAGGTGCGCGATGGGGCACAAGCTTTTCATCGGAGGTTTGTCTTTTTCCACGTCCAGCGAGCGTCTGCGCGAGCTGTTCGCTCAGGCCGGCGGGGTTGAATCGGCCACGGTGGTGACGGACCGCGACACCGGGCGCTCGCGCGGCTTCGGCTTCGTCGAGATGGCGACGGCCGAGGAGGCAGACGCGGCGGTGAAGAAGTTCAACGGCCAGGAAGTGGATGGCCGGACGCTGAAGGTCGAGCGCGCCAAACCCGCGGGCTCGGGGGGCGGCGGTCGAAGCGGCGGCGGCTACCGGGGCGGCGGAGACGGTAGGAATCGCTGGTAAGGAGGCGCCCGAGATGCAGGTCGCGGCATTCTCGAGCTCGGCAGGCCCCGCCTGGCGGTGGCGCATCGTCGACGATGAGGGCGAAGTCATCGAGGAGTCGGCCGAAACGTTCCCGACGATCGTCAGGGCCGTCGCTCAGGGGACGCAGCGGCTCGTGCAGATGCGCGTCGTCGACCGCTCGCTCGTCATCCCCGCTATCGCTCGATCTCGCTGGCGAGGCCGCGCGTGAAGGTCGAGGTCGTCGACAACCAGGTCGAGTCCGCGCTGAAGGTGCTCAAGAAGCGCATGCAGAAGGAAGGGCTCTTTCAGGAGATGAAGCGGCGCGCGCATTACGAGAAGCCGTCGGTCAAGCGGAAGAGAAAGCAGGCCCAGGCCCGGAAGAAGCGTCGGCGGGCGCTCCAGCGCGCCCGTTCCTGGGAAGGGAACGACTAGGGCG is a genomic window containing:
- a CDS encoding LuxR C-terminal-related transcriptional regulator; translated protein: LATVRNHVQNLLGKLGVHSRLQAVAHATNHGLL
- the rpsU gene encoding 30S ribosomal protein S21, giving the protein MKVEVVDNQVESALKVLKKRMQKEGLFQEMKRRAHYEKPSVKRKRKQAQARKKRRRALQRARSWEGND
- a CDS encoding RNA-binding protein; translated protein: MGHKLFIGGLSFSTSSERLRELFAQAGGVESATVVTDRDTGRSRGFGFVEMATAEEADAAVKKFNGQEVDGRTLKVERAKPAGSGGGGRSGGGYRGGGDGRNRW